One region of Syngnathus scovelli strain Florida chromosome 15, RoL_Ssco_1.2, whole genome shotgun sequence genomic DNA includes:
- the timm22 gene encoding mitochondrial import inner membrane translocase subunit Tim22 isoform X3 has translation MDLRKRISRQVDPNMASSPIQYSMVLDHLIGDKRTVKDLHPGVMGGLPVPPKSVEQKRIESAMESCAFKSILACVGGFVLGGAFGVFTAGIDTNAGFDPKDPLRTPTAREVLKDMGQRGMSYAKNFAIVGAMFSCTECIIESHRGKSDWKNAVYSGCVTGGVIGFRAGLKAGVLGCGGFAAFSAAIEYYLR, from the exons TTGATCCAAACATGGCAAGCTCGCCGATTCAGTACAGTATGGTCCTGGATCATCTTATTGGAGACAAGAGGACCGTGAAGGACTTGCACCCTGGCGTCATGGGGGGATtgccggtacctccaaaaagcgtGGAGCAGAAGAGGATAGAGAGTGCAATGGAGAGTTGTGCTTTCAAGTCCATTTTGGCCTGCGTTGGAG GGTTTGTCCTCGGGGGAGCGTTTGGTGTTTTCACTGCAGGTATAGACACCAATGCTGGTTTCGATCCCAAGGACCCACTGAGGACCCCAACAGCGCGAGAAGTCCTCAAAGACATGGGACAGAGGGGCATGTCCTACGCTAAGAACTTTGCCATTGTGGGCGCCATGTTCTCCTGCACAGAGTGCATCATAGAATCG CACAGAGGTAAATCAGACTGGAAGAATGCAGTGTACAGTGGTTGTGTTACTGGAGGAGTAATCGGCTTTCGTG CTGGTCTAAAAGCCGGAGTCCTAGGTTGTGGAGGCTTTGCTGCTTTTTCTGCAGCCATTGAATATTATCTTCGGTGA
- the timm22 gene encoding mitochondrial import inner membrane translocase subunit Tim22 isoform X2 produces the protein MAASTSAAEVFGSDSQSSPPVDPNMASSPIQYSMVLDHLIGDKRTVKDLHPGVMGGLPVPPKSVEQKRIESAMESCAFKSILACVGGFVLGGAFGVFTAGIDTNAGFDPKDPLRTPTAREVLKDMGQRGMSYAKNFAIVGAMFSCTECIIESHRGKSDWKNAVYSGCVTGGVIGFRAGLKAGVLGCGGFAAFSAAIEYYLR, from the exons ATGGCGGCCTCCACGAGTGCTGCAGAGGTTTTCGGCTCTGATTCTCAAAGTTCTCCTCCAGTTGATCCAAACATGGCAAGCTCGCCGATTCAGTACAGTATGGTCCTGGATCATCTTATTGGAGACAAGAGGACCGTGAAGGACTTGCACCCTGGCGTCATGGGGGGATtgccggtacctccaaaaagcgtGGAGCAGAAGAGGATAGAGAGTGCAATGGAGAGTTGTGCTTTCAAGTCCATTTTGGCCTGCGTTGGAG GGTTTGTCCTCGGGGGAGCGTTTGGTGTTTTCACTGCAGGTATAGACACCAATGCTGGTTTCGATCCCAAGGACCCACTGAGGACCCCAACAGCGCGAGAAGTCCTCAAAGACATGGGACAGAGGGGCATGTCCTACGCTAAGAACTTTGCCATTGTGGGCGCCATGTTCTCCTGCACAGAGTGCATCATAGAATCG CACAGAGGTAAATCAGACTGGAAGAATGCAGTGTACAGTGGTTGTGTTACTGGAGGAGTAATCGGCTTTCGTG CTGGTCTAAAAGCCGGAGTCCTAGGTTGTGGAGGCTTTGCTGCTTTTTCTGCAGCCATTGAATATTATCTTCGGTGA